A section of the Planctomicrobium piriforme genome encodes:
- a CDS encoding Fpg/Nei family DNA glycosylase, translating into MPELPDITVYLEALEERVLGAMLNKVRVTSPFLLRTFDPPLEATFQQRVSGLQRLGKRIAIGLDNGLWLVLHLMIAGRLQWKPPGAAGAGRNGLAAFEFDAGTLLLTEAGSKKRASLHVVRDAELLEQDPGGIDVLSATLAEFQAPLTLTNRTLKRQLTNPMLFSGIGNAYSDEILHRARLSPIQQTQKLTQDEIERLHAAVKSVMQEWIERLRKEAKGKFPSKVTAFRPEMAVHGKYGQPCPICGSPVQRIVYAENETNYCATCQTGGKVLADRSLSRLLKDDWPRRIEDWE; encoded by the coding sequence GTGCCTGAACTCCCCGACATCACCGTCTATCTCGAGGCCCTTGAAGAGCGGGTGCTCGGAGCGATGCTGAACAAGGTCAGGGTGACCAGTCCGTTTCTCTTGAGGACGTTCGATCCGCCCCTCGAAGCGACGTTCCAGCAGCGTGTGTCCGGGTTGCAGCGGCTGGGTAAGCGGATTGCCATCGGTCTCGACAATGGCCTGTGGCTGGTGTTGCATCTGATGATCGCCGGTCGGTTGCAATGGAAGCCGCCAGGCGCCGCCGGAGCAGGCCGCAACGGACTCGCCGCATTTGAATTTGATGCCGGCACACTGCTGCTGACCGAAGCCGGATCTAAAAAACGAGCGTCGCTGCATGTCGTTCGAGATGCGGAACTCCTTGAGCAGGACCCCGGCGGGATTGACGTCCTCTCGGCAACGCTCGCCGAATTTCAGGCCCCGCTGACGCTGACCAACCGAACGCTGAAACGGCAGTTGACCAATCCCATGCTCTTCAGCGGCATCGGCAATGCCTATTCCGACGAAATTTTGCATCGAGCCCGGCTCTCTCCCATTCAGCAGACGCAAAAACTGACTCAGGACGAGATTGAACGGCTGCATGCTGCCGTGAAGTCCGTCATGCAGGAATGGATCGAACGCCTGCGGAAAGAAGCCAAGGGCAAGTTTCCATCCAAGGTCACGGCGTTCCGCCCGGAAATGGCCGTACACGGCAAATATGGGCAGCCTTGCCCGATCTGCGGGTCGCCGGTACAGCGGATCGTCTACGCCGAAAACGAAACGAATTACTGCGCCACCTGTCAGACGGGCGGCAAAGTCCTGGCCGACCGCTCGCTGTCGCGTCTACTCAAAGACGACTGGCCTCGCCGCATCGAAGACTGGGAATGA